The DNA sequence CTGATGCAGCAGGTTTATTTTCAGACACATCTAtaagttgaattttttttctgctgtttaagAAGAACCATTAAAATGGGTCTCTTGCAAAAATTTGCCTCCCTGTTAATAGCAGATCTATGGCTACTGGCCAGTACTGTCCTAATAGTGTATCCTGTTCAAAATTGGTATTTATGTAccaaaaactgctttaaaagcAAGTCAAATACCATGTTAATATAAATGTTAGTAAAAATATCTGATCTAAAGTTCATTAATATTCAAAAGAAGCTCCTCAGAATGTGGTCGAGGAAGAACTGCATAATAGCTATATGTTGCctatggttttttttaaaagatatacCTCAAACATATCCATAGTTGAATCCAGCTTGGAAGAACTTCTAAAGTCATATTAGTGTATGAGAAGAAACATAAAACTTGGGTTACTTACTTAAGCTGTTGTTAGTTCTGTCCAGGTAACATTCTTTTAACACATGAAAATTAAATCCACAGTTCTAGATTTAAGCTTGTGTGGCCCAAAACAGTTcacataaattttaattattgcaaaataaataaacctttCTCTCTGAAAATTTTGAGAGTAAGCAGTGTCCTCGTCTTTCCAAAGAATTCTTCCTTAAACGAAGATAAAAATCGTAGAATCCGCTTTCAGTTGCAGATACTGAAGCCCTTGCATTGCTCAGTTCTGTACCTTAGCACTTCACCAGGTGTCTGTAAGGTTTATTTGCCTGCTGGCTGGTGGAGTTTCTTGTCCATGTGTCTCCTGTATGAATAATTCCTGGAGATTAAAAGCTTTTGCAGAGAATAACCACGAGCAGCTCCTTGCTCAAATACTGCCCTCAATTCTCTATCCTGTTCTCATTGTAATTAGAGCCCCAAAATGGCAAAGCGGGAGTGGGAGTTTGTACAAATATTTGTAGCACTGTGAGTTGTACTGTGCTGTGGAAGGCTAGGAAAGCCTCTGAGGTGGTTTTGAACAGAAACATTTTGCTTTCAGGAGCAGGTGCCCGTTCCTGTGTATCACCCCACGCCGAGCCAGACTCGCCTGGCCACGCAGCTGACGGAAGAGGAGCAGATCCGGATAGCGCAGCGGATCGGCCTCATCCAGCACCTTCCCAAAGGAGTCTACGACCCCGGCAGAGACGGCTCCGAGAAGAAGATCCGAGAGTAAGTCCTGGGGATTGAATGGATGTGGCTGTTGCCTTGGTTTGGGATGCTACCCTGGGAAACCTGACCGTGTCATCCTGGGTTTGCCTTATTTTCAGGGATTGTAATTTaatgtagcttttttttttaaaaaaaaaatgaagcccTGCAGAAGGCTGATGTGCTGAGGAGCATCCCTGCTGGGGGCAGGGGTTTGGGACTCTGTGGGCTCCAAGGTCCCTTTAACCCAAAGCACTCTGTGCATCTGAGGCTCTTTCCTTTATCTAACACAAGGCTAACCCTCACAGTATCTACAAATACTAGAAGCATCCAGGAACAGATGTTAGACTGTTTTGCATTTCCAGGTTGGTAACAGcagcttaaatattttatttttttcccctccagatGTGTCATTTGTATGATGGACTTTGTTTATGGGGACCCTATCCGATTTCTGCCGTGCATGCACATTTACCACCTGGACTGTATAGATGACTGGTTGATGAGATCCTTTACCTGTCCATCCTGCATGGAGCCAGTGGATGCAGCACTGCTTTCATCATATGAGACTAACTGAGCCAGGGTTTCTCTACTGAACCTTCAAGGAGACCATCCACTTCAATGGGTTTGATCCTTTTGTCATTCAGCCCAAAGAGCCAGGAATTAGGAATTAAGATCATGCACAAAGTATACATTtcctaataaataaataaataaaaaaaatattcctgaatgGCTGCAAATATTGGAAAACATAGTATTTTAGAGACTATAGAAAAGTAGgttgttatttttaatgtaaagcCTTGACCCACCATTGTCTTTTAATGTTTGTTCTTACACCCATATATAGGAATTGTGTAAAGTGTTACAGCAACTGTAAATGTTCAAACTGCGTGTATCCAATTTTATTAGCAGCAAGataagagtatttttttcttaaataaagtAACCAGTTTTGTTCTGATTCTTTTCACAAGTCCTGGCATTTGGGTCAAGGCTTTATTGAAGTCTACATTTTATAACACTGGCACAAAGAAATAGTTTTAAGCTTGTTTGCacagttctttttctttttttttccttttttttttttttttttccattggagATGGAATTCATTGCCTTAGGTCTTTTTAATAGTGTATTGTTATTGTTGGGCTGGCTCTATGCTTGAAAACCAGTTTATTTATAACCTGTTAAAAGTGCTATATTTTGTTTGCAGTTAGGATTATGCAGACTTCAAAGTGATCTCCTAGCTTGTAAGCAAACTGAGATGCATTATCCCTTTTCTACAAGTGATGCAGATTATGAAGATACGACACAAGTCCTGTAGTGAAACTGTGgtttcatggggtttttttataacTTCCTTTGGTTTTGATGAAATAACAGTCCTTAAACTTTAATGTGACTTTTAACTTGATCAGATTAAAAGTGGGCCAGATGAACAATAAATAGTTAAGCTGccataactgaaaaaaaaatacatttggaaCTAATGTAGTATTAGCATTGATCACttattctactttttttccctaaaaatggTTGTCTTGGATCATAGCAAATGGATACTGCATCTCTCGTTCTTGTAGTTCTTAGGTTATCAGAAGTTAAGAATAAACATACTGTATCTCAGTCTCCTGTATTAAATGTATCTGTTGAGCCCTGCTGGCTGACACATCAGTCCACCAAACAGGAATGAAcgcagagaggagaaaaatagaCTTTGTTCTGCACAGAAATGCAAAGTTTATATAAACACAGAGTGTCAGGGTAGCAGTGGAGGGGCAAACAGTCCTGCTATAGCCAGAATGACACAGTTCCCTGATTTCTGTAGCAAACAGTATGTGCTTGTTAAGAGAGGCTCCAGCAAAAATTGTAGCTGTAAAGATCTTTTTCCACTTTgcatgattttttcctttttccttctcccccacTCCCTTAATGTACCTACTGTgacttctgtgcattcagtgccACCCTTAACCAGTGAGAAGCCCTGGTCTCATGAAATGAAACACAATCTCAAGTTAACCACAGCAAATTGGGGGATATTCTTTGATTGTGTTTCAGCCATAGTTTGAGTTCTTGATACAACAAGTTCTTTAAGACCCAGGTCCTTTGAGGACTTAGTGCATTTACAGTAGAGGAGAATAGTAATTCTGTGGGTTATGGATAACTGGTCAGCACAGTGGAGAGTCAGCATTTGTTTATTATTCCTGCAGCTGACAGCACCCTGCTCCCTTAGAGAACTCCAAGGAGCAGTCAAAAGGATGTGAAAACACTCTGCAGTTCTAGATTCACTCAAATGGCCACACATTATCTGGACACAACGTTTTGCTGAATTAATACATACCTAATTACATGGATCAAAATCTGGGAAGAGAGACCCAAAGTTGTGCAATATCATTGTTCCTTTTCATCATTCCATGTGTGTTCCTTTGTGTCCtcctttttgtctgtttgtttcaggggttgggtttggtttttgttttggttttttttttttttggtaaaacaaTGTCCACATTAAGTATTCATTTCTTTATCTTGTTAAAACTGGCAAATgaacaatttgaaaaaaacagtgtTGTCATGGTGGTATTagtctttatttattaaaagacTTGATTAAGAAAGATTTAAAAGAAGTAGGAAGTGATGGGTTACTGAGCTGAATGCTTTCCTAGGCAGCTAACACCTGAGCAACTGAACTTTTAACACTGATATTCACTGGGCTAAgggaagaaattactttcaTTAAAATACTTGTTAAATAGCAAAAAGGTGTGAAGGGCTCCAACTGGAGCTGGATGACaaaaaaacattacaaaaattttgaaattttagcTTAAAGAGAAATGTGTAAATAtaacaaataaatcaaattatttttcaagtgtttaGGTACAATACTGTTCTGGGTGATTTCTAATTCAAAGAAGAATTGATCTAAATTGAATGCAAAATAATGTATAACCTGAATTTTAGCTAATTGTGGAACCAGATCTGTGCCTTATTTCTACCATCTATAAGATGGAGAGATGTTTAGGAACCTTAGAGGTGTCTAACAAATTACTTGCACTTCAAACACATTAAGACAGTCCAGCACAGCATAGCTGTTCCCAGCTGGAGTCTCCTGCAGCTGAGGGGAAGGAGTTGGCTCTGACTCACCTGGACCTGTTCACCCAAAGCCAGGGTGGGTAGGCCCATAGgaaaatgtctgcaaaaaaaaaccagaaagccTCCTAGAGCCACTGTGTGCAAGTACCTGGGTTGGGAAGCTGTTGCTTTGAAGCATTTTCTTAGAGCCTGTGCAGAGTGATGGAAACACCGAGTGCAAAGATGGCATTTGTAATTTAGGGCTGGAAatggcacagcagccctggcacagacccagcagggctgagggatCACCAGGCTCCATTTCAGCAGCACAAGGGACACCGAGTGTGAAACCCACACGGCCCAGGTCAGTGTCACCACTGTCCCCtccacagccagagctgccacagaaactgcagggagggagggcagcgCTGCACCAGGAGGCACAGCAAGGACGTGCTTGGGCTCCACTTGCAGATTATGGTAGGAAATGGATTTTGTCTCCTACATGAGAGGGGAGCTCCCACAAACCTGAAACCAGAGGTGTAATGACAAGTAAGAAATACTCAGTTTTGTACAGACCTTCATGCTTAAAAATTCTTGCGTGCTACAGGAATTACCACTTTGATAATTTTACATCTAGGGTTGGTAATCCTTATTACTTGTTGCCAGTTCATTATGTAAATCTGGGGGAGAATTATACATAAATaaacccagcccagagcatTTCTTTCTAAGGAGCATGAGCCACATAAGGGTTTAAAAGCTCCTCAGGTCTTGCAGCTTCCCAGGGGTGAAAGCAATTCTGTGTTTGGAAGGCTGACAGTCTCCCTTTCCAGTGGCAGAAGGGTACATTTCTGGGCTGAGGGATTATGAAATACCTGAATTTACTTCAGTTGCCACAGTTTCAGGACTTCGACATTTCCTGTCCTTGTGCAATTGTGGTAAAGATGAGAATTCCTTTGAGTCAGACTTCCAGTGAAATAAATAACAAGATGGCTGAAACTAAACATACAGCGTCTCTCAGCAGTTAAACCCTGGATTAAAAGGACTCAGAAAAAATGTGGATGCTGGCTGATTACACAGTTTGTTACAGACAccacatttttattaaaaacatacaTTCTAGTTGACAACCTCTAAAACACATGAATAAAATCTGTTCAGAAGAACCCTTCTTGACTTAATACCCAGAATAAAAATTAGCTTCAAGGATtaacttttccttttatataGTATTTAACTTTGAAGAATATAATTTATGCTAACCATCCTTTGCAGATTATCTGGCACTTAAACCTGTTCTGGGATAAGAGTTTGGGGCTTTGAAATTCTTGGTATGAAATGCAAAGTTAATGCTTTGTGATAAAGAGAACAGTCTAAGTGTACTCTGCTAAAGCATCTTTTTGATTTAAGCAAAAGAAATAACTGTATTTTCATGCTAGCAACTGATTCATTACAACATCCACTCTGCTCTGACACTTTGCTAAGtaaaagctgcagagaggagtTCATAATGAAGAAATCCTTTGTGCAAAGCCCTTTCTGTGTTCCCACAGCACCGAGGTATTTGCTTACTCAGCAAGAGGGGCCCAGCCACACGGAGCCTGCACAGAGAGCCCCCAGCCCTTCTCTGTCCtggctggaaaacagcagaaactTCATAAACCTGCTCTTTGCAGCATCAACCCTTACAAAACATTTGTCTTTCCAAGAAGGCATTTCAAGagctctgcacacagcagtAAACGTTGGATTCACCACACATGCCCTGGCTGCCCACACCGAGCACTTTCCCAGCCTCACTTTGCTCCCTCGCTGCACTTTTGCCAGGGTTCTCACTGCACCATGACAGACAAACTTCACCTTTTCAGCATCTTTTGCCCACATTTCTGCCACGTtagcaggagctgcctgtgtAATCCAGGATTCATGCTGGGGAAGCAGATTGAGGCAGACGAGTCAAGAATTCGAAGGGGAAAGGATGAATCACTCCAAAACTGTTTTTGAGCCATCCCAGGCATTGTCCCACTGAGGCAGAGCTCTGCTAGTCCAGAGTGAAAACTGATGCCCTTCAAATCTAGAgcataaaacttaatttttgtgAGGTTATGCCACTGAAGGGCTCTTGCTAGATTGCCTGTTTGCCTTGGGATTTCTTCTAGAAGGCTGCAAACTGCACAGTCTTTTTTTGCAGTGTGATCTTACTGCAAACCATTAGTAAAGGCCTTTCACCTCTGCATTTCCCTCAGCCATCATCGaagctttcttttctgtttcaagTATCTTGCCTTTTAAAAGTCCTGTCCTTTAAAAGCAGTTCTGAAAACTTTTCAAAAAGCTTTGGCTCCAGAACCTGTTACCACTGTGTGTGAGTATACATACATGGATgttttatgtatatttatatatgcttttctttgtatgtgtgtgtgtgacagatCAGACAACAACAGAGCCGTAGCAAAGGCACTTTGCATGGAATTCCTGCTCTTCCTTAGAAATACCAACATTTATTTGCATCAGTGATGAGTCCAGCCAGCATCAAAGAATGGAAACCTGACATGGGTATCCACAAACCATAAGAATGAAAGGAAACCAAATTTTTCACAATTGCATCAGTCATTGGAATAATCTCCCCAGGTAATTCTAGATCTCCCAACACTGGACACTTGTAAAATTCAGCTGGACAGGGTCACGTTGCCTAGCCTCTGCTTTTGGCAAGAATGGTTGGAacagatgatctttgaggtcccttccaacctggaaTTGTATCTACGACTGAAATATCAAAACTGTAACTGGCCCTGATGTTTGCCACTAAAAACCTCTACAGCTGCACAACCTTAGTGGTGGTGAGAGCAGTGCTGGGTACTGTACCCAGATGAAGATGACACTGAACACGAGCCATGTAATTCTAGGATCCTCTGGAGTTAACAGCCTTGCTTCACTCCTCAGAATGATTTACTGAACTCCACTGAGATACAGCTCCTGTTCCAcatctgcagagggagcagaggcagctggaggCATCTCACACCATCACCTTCCCCAGAACATCAGGGAAAGCACCACATCCACAAAGCCCAAGCTCCTCCTGGAGCTGACACCGAGCATGGCCCCGGGGCTCCAGCACTGCAGACAAacatcccacacagctccagcaccaAGGATGTTGTTCTTACCTTCACACCCTGTGTGCTGCAGGATaaaagaaaggggaagaagaaaaccaTCCAGAGTATTGCAGCTTCTGCCTATCTTCTCTTTCTACCACATCATTACATTACTTTTAGGCCACAGGCCTGAAACTGCTGGTCCTAGCAGTTAACTAGCACAAGATaacttttctttgcctttttaaaattgaatcAGCCCATAAAAAGAGCATACAGGGGATTATGACTACTCTGTTCTGTATTCTTTCTGTAAAATAGCcaaggagagagaaagcaaGTAGATTTCCCTGCAATGCATAATtctaaataaacattttttctatGCTTAGCCAGCAATATAAATAAGTAGGTCCTGAGGTTTAAAAAACCACAGAAGATAATGGAGCACAGCCCAGTCCTACTGTCATGACTGAATCTGAGCAAACACTGTGCAGAACTTTACCACAGTGCAATGCAGGTATTTATTAGCTCTGTTGCTATTCATAAATCTTGAAGACAGGGATTGACTGGGCATGTCCATAAAAGAAAgtacttggatttttttttttaaacacctgAAGCAAACCTAGATAgcatctttaaaaaatactctATGATGACAAATCATTCAATTAAAACACTTGCTGGTACACGCTTTGCACATAATCTGACACCAAAATATATTTGCAGAACATAATGAGAAAAGAAGCAAGTTCATTTCTAGTCTGTTCAGGTTGCCCAATCTCATTCATCAGTGATGTTGCCAACCATTACCCATTTTCCTGTAGAGCAGTAAACAACATGACTCACCTCTTTATCTTCTCTTCCTCCCAGAGGGGAATGGTGTTGAATACGTTGTTTTGGTCATTTCATATACATTTgctttgctgctgtgtttttgtGCTTGAGAATGCcaagaaatgcatcttgcagGTGAAACTGGAAGCTGAGTGTTGTGTTTAAACTCCTGGGAGTGCTTTTTGCGTTCTGGGACTGACCTGTAGGAAAGCCTTGTCTCACATGGAGAAGCATTACTTGATGCCTCTGTTGGGCCAGAGCACACAAGCTGTTAGCCCGTGAGCTTTTAGTCTTGGACCCAGGCCACAGATAACTAAAAATACTAAAGCATTCAATACAGGATTTAATGCCAAAACcagtgtgaaatgggaggaaatgtTTGATATGATCCTGTTCTATGCTGCTGTATTTCATAAAATGCTGTTTCCTAAGCCAAGTTTTGAGGTGCAAACAGCCTGAGGCCAGGCACAGTCAGAAGGGGACAGTCCTTAAACTATCCATCCCTGACAGCACGTGTGAACTGTGGATGGCAATTGAACCATGTGTCAGTAAGCAAAGCAGGCTCCTCTGACACAGGTGGTGTTGAACAATCTAAAATGTGTGTTTCCAGATTACAGTAGTTCTGTATCATGTTTGTGACCACCCAGAAAAGCTGTGTCCAGCTTCAGCTCCAGCCCAACACCCTCCACCCCACAGTTTGTATCTCATCTCGTGTGACTtacaggagctgggagctgatgCAGTTACACCTGACCAGacctcagcaggagctgctggctcttcAACCCTTCTCCTCCCTCAGTGCACTGAGACCTTGCACACAGGGATTCCACATAACAGAGCTCATGATAAAAGGAACACCCCTTTTACTGCCTCGCCCTTCCTGCCAGCACCACTTTCAGGTGACAGCATTATCCCATGGGACAcccacagcctctgctgcagacaTCCAGGAAACCGAGCAGGAATTTCTACCCCTCCTTGGTTACTGGCAGGAAAGCActtaatagtttaaaaaaagacatagaaaaagaaataaagtttgtAGGTTTTATGATAAAGGTCCTGCCAAGCACAGAAGACTTTTCTGCTGTCTGAGTTAGTAATTTTGTCTTTGGGTAACACCTCTGGCTTTGCTGAggatgggatgaggatgaggatttAGTCAACAGCTGATTGTTGTTGACTAAAGCAGCAGTTTGAAGTGAAGCAGCAGTTGTTGACTAAAGCTGGTGCACAGAGTGGGTTTCTCAAGCATTGCTCAGACAGTTCAGTGTCTGAATGCAGAAGGAACTGCTCCTAGcagtatagtatagtatagcaGATATAGTCCATAGCTGTGGACTATATCCATCTGCAGTCATACTTCcatttcctgaattttgggcCATGCTTCAACCTCTGATGTGCAATTCAATGACAATGTCTGCTATTTTCTGCTATAAGTGAGTACCCTGAGGTGAGAACTCAAACATTTGTGCTTCCCTCGATTCACTGCATTTGAGTCTGCAGACTGATGAAGCAATttagcagcagagctgctccaggcaccaggCAGCAGCTTCTGGAGGAGCAATGGAAAAACCAGCCCAGCATCGACCTTCCAGCCCAGACTGACCCCATGGAGTTTGGATCTCTGCCATGAAGAGCACCAAAATGAAGGAACTGATGAGCAGAATGATGGTGGGCAATGGCAAACGTAACACATCAAAAAACTTACACAGTGACAATGCACCAGCCCTTCCACTCATCTTTTCCTCCAGTGAATCCATACTATTACAGTCCATAAATCCTCACTGCATAAGGAAGGTGATTATTTGCTATGGCTTGGGAGCCAAGGAGTCATAGTGAAACATCCCAGTGAACTACAAAGCACCCAGCTGAAGCTGGAGATCAGGTCCATAGTGTGATTGGTACTGGTGTTTGACTAAAAATGACTGTGAAAATCTTAGGTTATGAAAACCTaggaaaattttgggattttcattGCTGCAAATCATCAGGAAAGCTGACTGAGTATCACACAGTACATCCTTTGTGTGATGTATCTTAGATCAGGCAAAATTGAGTTGTGGGTGAAAtttcaaagatgaaaaatgaatCTACACTCAGAAGGATTGTTCACTTTCTGCAAAGTACAATTTATGCTAATTTTCACATGGCATTGCCTGCTTAAAAGATGCTAAGGCTGCCAAAATACTTGAAAAGGACACAACTGGAAGAAGAGGCGTTATATGCATGAAGTAGAACaagaaactttttttattctatACAAAGAATGACTGAATTTTTACACTGAAGTTTTGATGTGCAGCATGTAAATAGCGTAACTGTTTATACTGAATTTTATCTGAATTGAGAAATTTATCGGAACTGAATTTATCTGAGAAAGtctttaaactttaaaaaatgcatacTTTATCTATGACTTTTAACTTGCAAAGACTTTTATAAAGGATATCTATTTTTAAGACAATGCAAGTTCTCCTTGTTGAGGAACTGGTGGTTCTGTCTCCTTGCATATTAATCTACAGttataaaacaaatttatttcctttgagGAGGCAAAAGCAGAGCTATAAACTGTcaattttctcttctgctggGAACAATCACTTTAGAAAGGATATTCACTGTGAGGTACAGAGATATGAATCTTCCTGACAAACATCTCCATTGGAGAAAAAGGGCTGTCAGAAGACCTCCCATCTCCACCCATCAGAATGGGTAATGGGGAAGAAGCTCTTTCAAAAGGGAGGTAGAAGTGTGCCCCAAAAGCCCAGAGGCATACAGACATGGAGCTAGCCTGGAGAACAGCAAACACGAGGCAAAGCTGTGGTACCACTGACTTCACCAGTTTTCCAGCAAAGCAGGAATTCCATGGCCCAGCTCATTGCTCTATTCTCAAAGCCCCTTGCACAGAAAATCTCCCAAAAGATCAATAAAGAGCAGAAAGATAAAGGGCTGTCCTTTGTGCTGAgggagcctgctccagcctcagctTCCTCCCACAGGGACCATCAGCCTTGTACAACAGGGACATCTCAGCTTGGGAATGCTAAGAGCAGTCACTGTAGGAAGGGCTGGGCTGTCACAGTAACTCCTGAATCACTCCAGCCACTGCAGTGTTGCCATTTCCTAAATGACCTTCAAGGATTTGTGCTTTCACTTTGACATAAGCTTCAGATCATGTTCATTTTGACAAAAGGCATTTCCTCAGAACCTCCCATTGTCAAAGAAGTGATAGAGCTTTATGCTGTCACCGCCTTTCCCCCTGGAATCCACAGTAAATTAATTCAGCTGCTACGAGCAGCAGACTTGAcaggaaaaccaaaccaaagaaaaagtCAAGGTACTTGCATAAGAGACACCATTTTTTTCACCAGCAGGTTTCTTACAGAAGCAAAAATGTGACTTGTAGAAGCTGGTAAAGAAAAGCTTTCTGTGCACAACTAGAAATGCCCAGGATCCAGAGCCCCTCCCTGCTGTGAGATTTTCTCACACCATTCCAACTAAGCAGGTACTGTGAAAAAGCAGTGCTTCCCTCTCAGCTGCTAGCAGTATGGATCCAAACAAACATTTAGAACTAACTGAAATTAATTCTggaaattttaaagttttgctgtttggtttttttttcaaatgttccCCTTTCACTAAGCAAGCTACAACATAAAGTTGCAAATGCAAGAAAAAGGCACACGATTGAAAAATGAATTACACAGATGTAAGTATTCAAAAAGCCACTGTtggaaaaacaatattttcaggACTATGGTTGGTTTGAGAAATTTTTTGCCATGTAATTACAATAGATTAATGTTTTATGCATCACCTTTGAAATTTTAAGTTATTTGGTTTTTCACTgacttgaaagaaaagaaaaaataattctaaagtGTCAGTAATTTTCTGCACCAAAGTTTGCAACAAACAGAacatcaaagaagaaaaagttacGACACTGCCGAGGCTCCACAGTGCATTCCATTTTCTGGGGCGGATTTGGCTTGGTGCAGGGCAGCTTGAATT is a window from the Poecile atricapillus isolate bPoeAtr1 chromosome 7, bPoeAtr1.hap1, whole genome shotgun sequence genome containing:
- the RNF11 gene encoding RING finger protein 11, with the translated sequence MGNCLKSPTSDDISLLHESQSDRASYGDGAEPDQEPPPPYQEQVPVPVYHPTPSQTRLATQLTEEEQIRIAQRIGLIQHLPKGVYDPGRDGSEKKIRECVICMMDFVYGDPIRFLPCMHIYHLDCIDDWLMRSFTCPSCMEPVDAALLSSYETN